The segment CCTCAGTAATTTGACCTTCGGTTAAAGCCTTTTTGCATTTGTCACTAAGTTCCAGAAGACGGAGGGCATTAGTAATAGCGGAACGGCTTTTTCCAACTTGTTCGGCAAGCTGTTGTTGAGTATAGTGGTGTTCATTAATAATATTATAATAAGCCAGAGCAGCATCCAGAGCATTTATATCTTCACGTTGGATATTTTCTATCAGGGAAAGCACGCGACTGTCCTGATCCGTAACTTCTTTTTTTACGATTGCAGGTATGGATTCATAGCCCAGCATTGTTGCAGCCCTCAGTCTTCTCTCTCCGGAAATAAGTTCATAGGTTCCTTTTGAGTTTTTTCTGACAACAATCGGCTGTATAAGTCCATTGGCTTTGATTGATGAGGCCAGCTCTTGAATAGTATTATCAGAAAATTGTTGTCTGGGTTGAAATCTGTTTTTTTCAATAAGCTTCAGGGGTATGTCTTTAAACTGACTGGTTTCATCATCAACAACTTCCCGTATCTGAGTATAATCCGGAATGAGAGCAGATAAGCCGCGTCCAAGTTTACTGGCCATAAAAAATCTCCTTTACTAAATTTTTATAAGCTTTTGCGCCTTTTGATTTTTTGTCATATATTATGATGGGTTCCCCGAAACTGGGAGCCTCGCTTAAACGGACATTTCTGGGAATTACGGTTTGAAAAACCTTTTCTTTAAA is part of the Candidatus Margulisiibacteriota bacterium genome and harbors:
- a CDS encoding ParB/RepB/Spo0J family partition protein → MASKLGRGLSALIPDYTQIREVVDDETSQFKDIPLKLIEKNRFQPRQQFSDNTIQELASSIKANGLIQPIVVRKNSKGTYELISGERRLRAATMLGYESIPAIVKKEVTDQDSRVLSLIENIQREDINALDAALAYYNIINEHHYTQQQLAEQVGKSRSAITNALRLLELSDKCKKALTEGQITEGHARAILHFKESSEQDSLLQKITTRELSVREVENLINKSALTIKKKSTAVLSGCKFKTKILNKNNRGHFIVHFSSDEEFKAIKELLLNA